The proteins below come from a single Mucilaginibacter mali genomic window:
- the trmD gene encoding tRNA (guanosine(37)-N1)-methyltransferase TrmD, with protein MRFDIITVLPGLLESPFAHSILQRAQKKGLAEIHVHNLRDYSTNKHKSVDDYPYGGGSGMVMMIEPFAACIEKLKAERDYDEVIFLTPDGETLNQGIANQLSIKQNFILLCGHYKGIDQRIRDLFVTREISIGDYVLSGGELPAAILVDAVVRLIPGVLSDETSALSDSFQDDMLDAPVYTRPADWRGNKIPDILLSGNTPEIEKWRFEQALERTRQRRPDLLERGE; from the coding sequence ATGCGTTTTGATATCATTACCGTTTTGCCTGGCTTGCTGGAAAGCCCCTTCGCCCATTCTATTTTGCAGCGGGCGCAAAAAAAGGGCCTTGCCGAAATACACGTACATAACCTGCGCGATTACTCCACCAACAAGCATAAAAGTGTGGACGATTACCCTTATGGCGGCGGCAGCGGCATGGTGATGATGATTGAGCCATTCGCAGCCTGTATTGAAAAGCTAAAAGCCGAACGCGATTACGATGAGGTGATATTTTTAACCCCGGATGGTGAGACCCTTAACCAGGGCATTGCCAATCAATTATCCATAAAGCAAAACTTTATTCTGCTGTGCGGGCATTACAAGGGTATCGATCAGCGGATCCGTGACCTGTTTGTTACCCGCGAGATCTCTATTGGAGATTATGTGCTTTCTGGCGGTGAACTACCCGCGGCTATTTTGGTGGATGCTGTTGTGCGACTGATCCCGGGCGTACTATCCGACGAAACCTCGGCCTTGTCAGATTCCTTCCAGGATGATATGCTGGATGCCCCCGTTTACACCCGTCCGGCTGATTGGCGCGGCAATAAGATCCCCGATATACTACTGAGCGGCAATACCCCCGAAATAGAAAAATGGCGCTTTGAACAAGCCCTTGAACGCACCCGCCAGCGCCGGCCCGATCTGCTGGAAAGGGGGGAGTAA
- a CDS encoding GH3 auxin-responsive promoter family protein, which translates to MTIINSVFTWFIKKRIHQIELFMKYPNEVQEEWFEQLLSWAENTEWGKKHHYRSIENYAQFKERVPIQTYDTLKPYIERMLKGEQNVLWPSEIRWFAKSSGTTNDRSKFIPVSEESLEECHFKGGKDMLTLYFNNRPNARIFTGKSLTLGGSAQVSQLNADTFSGDLSAVIMKNLPLWAELYRTPHLDIALLENFDEKIEKMAHATKDVNVTSISGVPTWNILLFQRILELTGKSNLLEVWPNLELYFHGAVNFSPYRERFKQLIPGEEMYYIDIYNASEGFFGIQDTTDNGDMLLMLDYGIFYEFLPFEHIHDDHPPTLTLDEVELDKNYALVITTNAGLWRYMIGDTVRFTSLSPYRIQITGRTKHFINAFGEELIIDNAERALDRACRYTGATIRDYTAAPVYFSEDSSGSHEWLIEFEQYPAEFDRFVDLLDETLRKLNSDYDAKRFKDMALRRPLVHAVPQGTFLQWMKERGKLGGQHKVPRLANDRQYVDAIWALLNREKVVVE; encoded by the coding sequence ATGACGATAATTAACTCCGTTTTTACATGGTTTATTAAAAAGCGCATCCACCAGATAGAGCTTTTTATGAAATACCCCAACGAGGTACAGGAAGAGTGGTTTGAACAACTGCTATCCTGGGCCGAAAATACGGAGTGGGGCAAAAAACACCATTACCGCAGCATCGAAAATTACGCGCAGTTTAAAGAGCGCGTGCCCATACAAACCTACGATACGCTGAAGCCTTACATTGAGCGCATGCTGAAGGGCGAGCAAAATGTACTGTGGCCGTCGGAGATCAGGTGGTTTGCCAAATCATCGGGCACGACTAACGACAGGAGTAAGTTTATCCCCGTGAGCGAGGAATCGCTGGAGGAATGCCACTTTAAAGGTGGCAAGGATATGCTGACGCTGTACTTTAACAACCGGCCCAACGCCCGCATCTTTACCGGGAAGAGTTTAACGCTTGGTGGCAGCGCGCAGGTAAGCCAGTTAAATGCCGATACCTTTTCGGGCGATCTTTCGGCCGTGATCATGAAGAACCTGCCCCTATGGGCCGAACTTTACCGCACCCCCCACCTGGATATTGCCCTGTTGGAAAACTTCGACGAGAAGATAGAAAAAATGGCCCATGCCACCAAGGATGTTAACGTGACCAGCATCAGCGGGGTACCCACCTGGAATATCCTGCTGTTTCAGCGTATATTGGAACTGACAGGCAAAAGCAACCTGCTGGAAGTTTGGCCTAACCTGGAACTATACTTCCACGGGGCCGTTAACTTTAGCCCCTATCGCGAACGGTTTAAGCAACTGATCCCGGGCGAGGAGATGTATTATATCGACATCTACAATGCCAGCGAAGGCTTCTTTGGCATACAGGATACCACCGATAATGGCGACATGTTGCTGATGCTGGATTATGGCATCTTCTACGAGTTTTTGCCCTTCGAACATATTCACGACGATCATCCGCCTACGCTAACTTTAGATGAGGTGGAACTGGATAAGAATTACGCCCTGGTTATCACCACCAATGCCGGCCTGTGGCGCTATATGATCGGCGATACCGTGCGCTTTACTTCTCTGTCGCCTTACCGCATCCAGATCACCGGGCGCACCAAACACTTTATTAATGCCTTTGGTGAAGAACTGATCATCGATAACGCCGAACGCGCATTAGATCGCGCCTGCCGCTATACCGGTGCCACCATTCGCGATTATACCGCCGCCCCGGTTTACTTCTCGGAAGACAGTTCGGGCAGTCACGAATGGTTGATAGAATTTGAACAATACCCCGCCGAATTCGATCGCTTTGTAGACCTGTTGGACGAAACTTTGCGAAAACTCAACTCCGATTACGATGCCAAGCGCTTTAAAGATATGGCCCTGCGCCGTCCGCTGGTACATGCCGTTCCGCAAGGCACCTTTTTGCAATGGATGAAGGAGCGCGGTAAACTGGGGGGCCAGCACAAGGTACCCCGCCTGGCTAACGACCGCCAATATGTAGATGCCATCTGGGCGCTGCTGAACAGGGAGAAAGTGGTGGTGGAGTAA
- a CDS encoding response regulator, giving the protein MNLNPRPVSILLVDDDEINNFISIKLIKKALLNTEIKACLNGRFAIDQLWDTYTTDPSKLPDYILLDINMPIMNGWEFLDEYERLKIDSGGKTKIFIISSSVFSNDISKAKSYPLVVDFVSKPLNIEKINELFEKGEKL; this is encoded by the coding sequence ATGAACTTAAATCCCCGCCCTGTTAGTATACTATTGGTTGATGACGATGAGATCAATAATTTCATCAGCATTAAGCTGATTAAAAAGGCCCTTTTAAATACCGAAATTAAAGCCTGCCTTAACGGGCGTTTTGCCATTGATCAGCTTTGGGATACTTATACCACCGACCCATCTAAACTACCGGATTATATTTTGCTGGATATTAATATGCCGATAATGAACGGCTGGGAGTTTTTAGATGAATACGAACGCCTGAAGATCGATTCGGGTGGCAAAACCAAGATCTTTATTATCTCTTCTTCAGTTTTCAGTAACGATATCAGCAAGGCAAAATCTTACCCACTGGTGGTCGACTTTGTTTCGAAGCCACTCAACATCGAAAAGATAAACGAGTTGTTTGAAAAAGGCGAAAAGCTTTGA
- a CDS encoding beta-ketoacyl-[acyl-carrier-protein] synthase family protein: protein MKRLMNTPVYIAGAGVISAIGNNVQEHLSAFKNEQAGMGDITHFDSAHKGILPVAEVKMTNAELVEKAGLDHDASRTTLLSLLAAREALADAAIPNIGQWRTGFVSANTVGGMDRSEDFFIDFLKDNSKGKLRNVYDHECGSITEAVANELGITGFMTTLSTACSSSANAVFYGARLIRNGLLDVVVAGGADALTKFTLNGFNTLMILDKEFCRPFDQNREGLNLGEGAGYVVLVSEAVAKTLNKEMYCQLSGYNNSNDAYHQTASSPDGTGSYMAMQGALKRAGLQPTDIKYINVHGTGTPNNDSAEGTAIRRLFDPHYPAMSSTKSFTGHTLGASGGIEAVFSALAVKHGIIYPNLRFKTQMEELPVPPETHFREGQTTDHVMSNSFGFGGNCTSLIFSKV from the coding sequence ATGAAGAGATTAATGAACACACCGGTTTATATAGCAGGCGCAGGCGTAATATCGGCCATTGGCAACAATGTGCAGGAGCATCTCAGCGCGTTTAAAAATGAGCAGGCAGGCATGGGCGATATCACCCATTTCGATTCGGCGCATAAGGGGATCTTGCCGGTGGCCGAGGTAAAAATGACTAATGCCGAACTGGTGGAGAAAGCCGGGCTGGATCATGATGCCAGTCGCACCACCTTATTAAGTCTGCTGGCCGCGCGTGAGGCCCTGGCCGATGCCGCTATTCCCAATATCGGGCAATGGCGTACCGGTTTCGTATCGGCCAATACCGTTGGCGGTATGGACAGGAGCGAGGATTTTTTTATCGATTTTTTAAAAGATAACAGCAAAGGCAAGCTACGTAACGTATACGACCACGAGTGTGGCAGCATTACCGAAGCGGTGGCCAACGAGTTGGGCATTACCGGCTTTATGACCACGCTTAGCACCGCCTGTTCTTCATCGGCCAACGCGGTGTTTTATGGAGCAAGGTTGATCCGCAATGGCCTGCTGGATGTAGTAGTGGCCGGTGGTGCCGATGCGCTTACTAAATTTACTTTGAACGGGTTTAATACGCTGATGATATTGGATAAGGAGTTCTGCCGCCCGTTCGACCAGAACCGCGAGGGGCTTAACCTGGGCGAGGGAGCTGGCTATGTGGTGCTGGTATCCGAAGCGGTGGCTAAAACCTTAAATAAAGAAATGTATTGCCAGCTAAGCGGCTATAATAACAGTAACGATGCCTATCACCAAACGGCATCATCGCCCGATGGAACAGGTTCGTACATGGCCATGCAGGGTGCGTTAAAGAGAGCTGGACTACAGCCAACGGATATTAAGTATATCAATGTACACGGTACGGGCACACCCAATAACGATAGTGCCGAGGGAACGGCCATCCGCCGCCTGTTCGATCCACATTATCCGGCTATGAGTTCTACCAAATCGTTCACCGGGCATACACTGGGTGCCAGCGGCGGCATCGAGGCGGTGTTCTCGGCACTGGCGGTGAAACATGGTATCATTTACCCCAACCTGCGTTTTAAAACGCAGATGGAGGAATTGCCTGTACCACCTGAAACGCATTTCCGCGAGGGGCAAACAACAGATCACGTCATGTCTAACTCGTTCGGGTTCGGCGGCAATTGCACATCATTAATTTTTTCGAAAGTATGA
- a CDS encoding MBL fold metallo-hydrolase, which yields MEIFVLGEGSYSVDATKKFIPFDPQMDNYKDRPASLFIHVNPFLVKMGDDLILLDAGLGYKDTRDELWLHQHIRNAGFEPDEVTLILMSHLHYDHSGGLVVEQLGRFEPSFPNAQYVIQKGEWEFAIAGKSSSYHKDIFEVLERSAKLTFVEGSGEFKPGMRYELSGGHCPYHQVWWLDDGHDKCFFGGDELPEPEQLIRRFIAKYDYDGRKAMQLREQYGKIAAAGGWKCLFYHAKSNAVGTVREENDGFIVTPV from the coding sequence ATGGAAATTTTTGTATTAGGTGAGGGTTCATATTCGGTTGACGCGACGAAGAAATTTATCCCGTTTGACCCGCAGATGGATAATTATAAAGACCGTCCGGCATCGCTGTTTATCCATGTAAACCCCTTTTTGGTAAAGATGGGTGATGACCTGATCTTACTGGATGCCGGCCTGGGTTATAAGGATACGCGCGACGAATTATGGCTGCACCAGCATATCCGCAACGCCGGTTTCGAGCCAGATGAGGTAACACTGATATTGATGTCGCACCTGCATTATGATCATTCTGGCGGCTTGGTGGTCGAGCAATTGGGCCGCTTTGAACCATCGTTCCCCAATGCACAATACGTGATACAAAAGGGTGAGTGGGAATTTGCCATCGCTGGTAAGTCCTCAAGCTATCACAAGGATATTTTTGAAGTACTGGAGCGGTCTGCCAAACTCACCTTTGTTGAGGGCAGCGGCGAGTTTAAGCCAGGTATGCGTTACGAACTGTCTGGCGGGCACTGCCCTTATCACCAGGTTTGGTGGTTAGATGACGGTCATGATAAATGCTTTTTCGGTGGCGATGAATTGCCCGAACCCGAACAACTGATCCGCCGTTTTATTGCCAAATACGATTACGATGGCCGCAAAGCCATGCAACTGCGCGAGCAATACGGCAAGATAGCCGCCGCCGGGGGCTGGAAATGCCTGTTCTATCATGCTAAATCAAACGCGGTTGGTACCGTGCGCGAAGAGAACGATGGTTTTATTGTAACGCCGGTTTAG
- a CDS encoding VOC family protein: MKQPTAFAPVLAVKNGTYDIDFYKNAFGAVETMRINNDDGSMHVAEFMIDDALFHLHEITQFSNTVTPLNAHGGTVTIGLLVDDVHAVFDRAVAAGATPTMPVTDFEYGWRQGEFIDPFGHKWTIERKL; encoded by the coding sequence ATGAAACAGCCCACCGCCTTTGCTCCTGTGCTTGCCGTTAAGAACGGCACCTACGATATCGATTTCTACAAAAACGCATTCGGCGCGGTAGAGACCATGCGCATTAATAACGACGACGGCAGCATGCACGTGGCCGAATTTATGATAGATGACGCCCTGTTTCACCTGCACGAGATCACGCAGTTTTCCAACACGGTAACACCGCTAAACGCGCATGGCGGTACGGTAACCATTGGTTTATTGGTAGATGATGTGCACGCCGTTTTCGACCGTGCCGTTGCTGCCGGAGCAACCCCTACAATGCCCGTAACCGATTTTGAGTACGGTTGGCGACAAGGCGAATTTATAGACCCATTCGGGCATAAATGGACAATTGAGCGGAAGTTGTAA
- the lptB gene encoding LPS export ABC transporter ATP-binding protein, with amino-acid sequence MSDQTRLNLRAENLVKKYKQRTVVNHVSFNVSQGEIVGLLGPNGAGKTTSFYMIVGLIKPNEGDIYLDDEIITRDPMYRRAQKGIGYLAQEASIFRKLSVEDNIKAILEMGPLDKVRQEEKLEELISEFSLHKVRRNRGDLLSGGERRRTEIARALAAEPKFVLLDEPFAGVDPIAVEEIQALVAKLKHKNIGILITDHNVQETLSITDRAYLLFEGKILESGEPEVLANNEMVRKVYLGSNFVLKRKVFNP; translated from the coding sequence ATGAGCGACCAGACCAGGCTGAATTTAAGGGCCGAGAATTTAGTAAAGAAGTATAAGCAGCGTACGGTGGTGAACCACGTATCGTTCAACGTATCGCAGGGCGAAATTGTGGGTTTGCTGGGGCCAAACGGTGCCGGTAAAACCACATCGTTTTACATGATAGTTGGCCTGATAAAACCCAACGAGGGCGATATTTACCTGGACGACGAGATCATCACCCGCGACCCGATGTACCGCCGCGCCCAAAAGGGCATCGGTTACCTGGCGCAGGAGGCATCTATATTTCGCAAGCTATCGGTAGAAGATAATATTAAGGCCATACTGGAAATGGGGCCGCTGGACAAGGTGCGCCAGGAGGAAAAACTGGAGGAACTGATCAGCGAATTTAGCCTGCACAAAGTGCGCCGTAACCGTGGCGACCTGCTGTCGGGTGGCGAGCGCCGCCGTACCGAGATTGCCCGGGCCCTGGCTGCCGAGCCCAAATTTGTACTGCTGGATGAACCATTCGCCGGTGTAGACCCGATAGCTGTGGAGGAGATCCAGGCGCTGGTAGCCAAGCTAAAGCACAAGAACATCGGCATATTAATTACCGACCACAACGTACAGGAAACGCTGTCCATCACCGACCGCGCCTACCTGCTTTTTGAGGGTAAGATACTGGAGAGCGGCGAGCCGGAAGTGCTGGCCAATAACGAGATGGTGCGCAAGGTTTACCTGGGCAGCAATTTTGTTTTGAAAAGAAAGGTTTTTAATCCTTAA
- the recJ gene encoding single-stranded-DNA-specific exonuclease RecJ: MQKRWTIKQTDNEEKIKQLAAGLGIDSVLSTLLLNRGVQTFDEAKYFFRPLMEHLHDPFLMADMEKAIDRIDRAIDNNEKILIYGDYDVDGTTSVALVYSFFHKRYKNLEYYIPDRYLEGYGISTKGIDYAAQNDFKLIIALDCGIKSVDKIAYANTLDVDFIICDHHLPADELPAAVALLDPKRPQCDYPYKELSGCGIGFKLIQAYAQKHDIDFEEITCYLDLVAISIACDIVHITGENRVLAHYGLQQINTNPCIGVKALMSVAGKTVPYSISDIVFLIGPRINAAGRIDDAKHAVELLIACHEDDAKAKGILINIKNQERKEHDLTITGDALNMIDNDEILIGRKSTVVYNEGWHKGVIGIVASRLTEKYYRPTIVLTRSNGHVAGSARSVRGFDLYEALCGCSDLLIQFGGHKYAAGLTMMPENVDAFAQRFEEVVSATIPPELLIPEIPIDAELELKQIDPKFFRILQQFAPFGPENMSPVFLTRSVYVKGQAGLVGGQHIKMTIDQPGSPMFDCIAFGQAEHLDNINNGLPFEICYSIEENVWREKRSIQLNIKGIRSPL, encoded by the coding sequence ATGCAGAAACGCTGGACAATAAAACAAACCGATAACGAAGAGAAAATAAAGCAACTGGCTGCCGGTTTGGGCATTGATAGCGTTTTAAGCACCCTGCTGCTAAACCGCGGCGTGCAAACTTTTGATGAAGCCAAATACTTTTTCCGCCCGCTGATGGAGCACCTGCACGATCCATTCCTGATGGCGGATATGGAAAAGGCCATCGACAGGATAGACCGTGCCATTGACAATAACGAAAAGATCTTGATCTATGGCGATTATGATGTGGATGGCACCACATCGGTAGCGCTGGTGTACAGCTTTTTCCATAAGCGCTATAAAAACCTGGAGTATTACATTCCCGACCGTTACCTGGAGGGCTACGGCATATCAACCAAAGGCATCGATTACGCCGCTCAAAACGACTTTAAGCTGATCATCGCGCTGGATTGCGGCATTAAATCGGTTGATAAGATCGCGTACGCGAATACTTTGGATGTTGATTTTATCATCTGCGATCACCACTTGCCGGCTGATGAATTACCCGCGGCTGTGGCCCTGCTGGATCCCAAACGCCCGCAATGTGATTATCCTTATAAAGAACTTTCGGGTTGTGGTATTGGCTTTAAGCTGATACAGGCCTACGCCCAAAAGCACGATATCGATTTTGAAGAGATTACCTGCTATCTCGATTTGGTGGCCATCAGTATCGCCTGCGATATTGTACATATCACCGGCGAGAACCGGGTGCTGGCACATTATGGGCTGCAACAGATCAATACCAACCCCTGCATCGGCGTTAAGGCGCTGATGAGTGTGGCAGGGAAAACGGTGCCCTACAGTATCTCTGATATCGTTTTTCTGATCGGTCCGCGTATTAATGCTGCCGGGCGTATTGATGATGCCAAACACGCTGTTGAACTACTTATCGCCTGTCATGAAGATGATGCCAAGGCCAAGGGTATCCTTATCAATATTAAAAACCAGGAGCGCAAAGAGCACGATCTGACCATTACCGGCGATGCCCTCAACATGATAGATAACGATGAGATCCTGATCGGCCGGAAATCTACCGTAGTGTATAACGAGGGTTGGCATAAAGGGGTTATAGGTATCGTCGCATCGCGCCTGACCGAGAAATATTACCGGCCAACCATTGTGCTTACCCGATCTAACGGGCATGTGGCGGGTTCGGCACGTTCGGTACGCGGCTTCGATCTGTACGAGGCCCTTTGCGGCTGCAGCGATCTGCTGATACAGTTTGGTGGCCACAAGTACGCGGCCGGCTTAACCATGATGCCCGAAAACGTAGATGCCTTTGCCCAACGTTTTGAGGAAGTGGTAAGCGCCACCATCCCGCCTGAGTTACTGATACCCGAAATACCCATAGATGCTGAATTAGAATTAAAGCAGATCGATCCGAAATTTTTCAGGATATTGCAGCAGTTCGCGCCTTTCGGTCCCGAGAATATGTCGCCGGTATTCTTAACCCGGAGCGTTTATGTTAAAGGGCAGGCCGGTTTGGTTGGCGGGCAGCATATCAAAATGACTATCGACCAACCGGGATCACCGATGTTTGATTGCATTGCCTTTGGCCAGGCCGAACACCTGGACAACATAAACAATGGTTTGCCGTTTGAGATATGCTACAGCATAGAAGAAAACGTATGGCGCGAAAAGCGCAGCATACAGTTAAATATAAAGGGAATAAGAAGCCCCCTCTAA
- a CDS encoding beta-ketoacyl synthase chain length factor, whose amino-acid sequence MMKAYIRSASAISAQNTFGDQGFLTDVVESLGTRLKAIEPDYKTYIDPKLIRRMSHVIKMGVAAAMDCLHKANVEQPDAIITGTAFGIMEDTVTFLTRIIEMQEEMLPPTAFIQSTHNTVAAQIALMLKCHNYNNTFVHKGVSFENALLDALMLINEGEAQNVLVGGIDEMIDTSFTVLTRLGLYKRWPVSNLQLFKEKSKGTIGSEGAAFFVLANQPGNKCLAELTALKTFYNPDITFEATEPIRAFLNENGLAVDDIDLLITGKNGDIKNDEPYDKLKDSLFAQTEAVNYKHLSGEYPTSSSFALWLAANIIHRETVPAVLFEKEVVITAPKKVLIYNRYQNKYHSLMLVSAC is encoded by the coding sequence ATGATGAAAGCATATATCCGTTCGGCATCCGCTATATCGGCCCAAAATACTTTTGGCGACCAGGGCTTTTTAACCGATGTGGTTGAATCCCTGGGTACCCGCCTGAAAGCCATCGAACCCGACTATAAAACCTATATCGACCCGAAGCTGATCCGCCGGATGAGCCACGTGATAAAAATGGGCGTAGCCGCTGCTATGGATTGCCTGCACAAAGCTAATGTTGAGCAACCCGATGCCATTATCACCGGTACAGCCTTCGGTATTATGGAAGATACGGTGACCTTCCTCACCCGCATTATCGAGATGCAGGAAGAGATGCTGCCGCCTACGGCCTTTATCCAATCAACCCATAACACGGTGGCCGCGCAGATAGCCCTGATGCTGAAGTGCCATAATTACAATAATACTTTTGTGCACAAGGGCGTATCGTTCGAGAACGCCCTGCTGGATGCCCTGATGCTGATCAATGAGGGGGAAGCCCAAAACGTTTTGGTGGGCGGGATTGATGAAATGATTGACACCAGCTTTACGGTACTGACCCGTTTAGGCTTGTATAAACGCTGGCCGGTAAGCAATCTTCAGTTGTTTAAAGAAAAATCGAAGGGCACTATTGGCAGCGAGGGCGCGGCGTTTTTTGTACTGGCCAACCAACCCGGCAACAAATGCCTTGCCGAACTGACCGCGCTAAAAACGTTCTATAACCCCGATATTACTTTTGAAGCGACAGAACCTATCCGGGCATTTCTTAATGAAAACGGATTAGCTGTTGACGACATCGATCTGCTGATTACCGGGAAGAATGGCGACATTAAAAATGACGAACCATACGATAAACTAAAAGACAGCTTATTTGCGCAAACCGAAGCGGTTAACTACAAGCACCTCAGCGGCGAATACCCGACTTCTTCGTCATTCGCCTTGTGGCTGGCGGCAAATATCATCCACCGGGAGACTGTTCCGGCGGTATTGTTCGAAAAAGAGGTTGTAATAACCGCGCCTAAAAAAGTGTTGATCTACAATCGCTATCAAAACAAATATCACTCGTTGATGCTGGTGTCGGCATGCTGA
- a CDS encoding 3-hydroxyacyl-ACP dehydratase, protein MEPTFKFMLKDHFYHILNLTHADNAVTVSLQLNVGHTIFSGHFPGQPVVPGACMLQMVKEILAEAVPGDHQLKKAANLKFIAPVDPNMVDELELKLTYKAIDDGLQVNASLLSNGVVSFKMQGVFS, encoded by the coding sequence GTGGAACCTACGTTTAAATTTATGCTGAAAGATCATTTCTACCATATTCTTAACTTAACCCATGCCGATAATGCAGTGACAGTATCGCTGCAATTAAATGTTGGTCACACCATATTCAGCGGGCATTTCCCCGGGCAGCCGGTGGTGCCGGGGGCATGCATGCTACAAATGGTTAAGGAGATCCTGGCCGAAGCCGTGCCGGGTGATCATCAACTAAAAAAAGCCGCTAACCTGAAGTTTATTGCCCCTGTTGACCCCAATATGGTTGATGAATTGGAGTTGAAGCTAACTTATAAAGCTATTGATGATGGCTTGCAGGTTAACGCATCGTTGCTTAGCAATGGGGTGGTGAGTTTTAAGATGCAGGGGGTGTTTTCCTAA
- a CDS encoding helix-turn-helix transcriptional regulator: MINNIRVERAIKNITQAELADLVSVSRQTINTIESNRYVPSTVLAMKIARVFGKAVEEIFTLEEGD; the protein is encoded by the coding sequence ATGATCAATAACATTCGCGTGGAGCGCGCCATAAAAAACATCACCCAGGCCGAATTAGCAGACCTGGTAAGCGTATCGCGCCAAACCATTAATACTATTGAGAGTAACCGCTACGTACCCTCAACCGTACTGGCCATGAAAATTGCCCGGGTGTTTGGAAAAGCGGTGGAGGAGATATTTACATTGGAGGAAGGGGACTGA
- a CDS encoding patatin-like phospholipase family protein, giving the protein MDVNTDQQKPKKIGLALSGGGIRGVSHLGVIQALTDHGIQFSHISGTSAGAIGAAFIAAGYAPQDFLQMIREARLFKLLRPAMSGGGLVSILKARFLINQYIPHNSFEKLNTRITIAAVDLGEGKLVYFTDGELDLAVLASCCLPGIFKPIVINGHMYIDGGILNNFPVEPLVGNCDLIIGSSCNHLPVITEIKSFGNMIDRAAMIAINASLNTHKSLCDIVIEPHGLGGYGVFDTDCAEEIYMIGYEEGLKAIKGNEILKGVVAGLKGSRKVRKTGSPKDK; this is encoded by the coding sequence ATGGACGTTAATACAGATCAGCAGAAACCAAAGAAGATTGGCCTGGCCTTATCGGGCGGGGGTATACGTGGCGTATCGCATTTGGGGGTGATACAGGCGCTAACCGATCATGGCATCCAATTTTCGCATATCTCGGGCACCAGCGCGGGGGCTATCGGCGCGGCTTTTATCGCGGCCGGCTACGCTCCGCAGGATTTTTTGCAGATGATACGGGAAGCCCGGCTGTTTAAATTGCTGCGCCCGGCAATGAGCGGAGGCGGGTTGGTGTCGATATTAAAAGCCCGCTTTTTAATCAACCAATATATCCCGCATAACTCTTTCGAGAAGCTGAACACCCGCATCACCATTGCCGCTGTAGATCTGGGCGAGGGCAAGCTGGTTTACTTTACCGATGGCGAGCTTGACCTGGCCGTATTGGCTTCCTGCTGTTTACCGGGCATATTTAAGCCCATTGTAATTAACGGCCACATGTATATCGATGGCGGCATCCTGAATAACTTCCCGGTTGAGCCGCTGGTGGGCAATTGCGATCTCATCATCGGTTCCTCGTGCAACCACCTGCCGGTAATTACTGAGATCAAATCCTTCGGCAATATGATAGACCGCGCGGCCATGATTGCCATCAACGCCAGCTTAAACACGCACAAAAGCTTGTGCGATATTGTAATAGAACCGCATGGGCTTGGCGGCTACGGCGTTTTCGATACCGACTGCGCCGAGGAAATTTATATGATCGGTTACGAAGAGGGCCTGAAAGCCATTAAGGGCAACGAGATACTGAAAGGCGTGGTGGCGGGGTTGAAGGGAAGTCGGAAAGTCCGGAAGACGGGAAGTCCGAAAGACAAATAA
- a CDS encoding lysozyme inhibitor LprI family protein, translating into MKAIKNNLSKFLFLILISLPLLKLHAQSQQAMNLQAGERYKKADKELNMIYQKILKDYSSKPTFIKKFVIAQRLWVQLRDAELAAKYPEPGFYGSVELMCKAAYLESLTKDRIKFLKVWIDGLEEGDTCIGSVKTKP; encoded by the coding sequence ATGAAAGCCATCAAAAATAACTTATCCAAATTTCTTTTCCTGATTTTAATTTCTTTACCTCTGCTTAAGTTGCATGCCCAAAGCCAGCAGGCAATGAATTTGCAGGCTGGCGAACGATATAAAAAGGCCGATAAAGAGTTAAATATGATCTATCAAAAGATACTTAAGGACTATTCATCGAAACCAACTTTCATAAAAAAGTTTGTTATAGCACAACGACTGTGGGTACAACTTAGGGATGCGGAATTGGCTGCCAAGTATCCTGAACCGGGTTTTTATGGGTCGGTTGAACTGATGTGTAAGGCCGCCTACCTGGAAAGCCTTACAAAAGATCGCATTAAGTTTTTAAAAGTGTGGATAGACGGTTTAGAAGAAGGCGATACCTGCATTGGTTCGGTAAAAACAAAGCCATAA